Proteins from one Physeter macrocephalus isolate SW-GA chromosome 16, ASM283717v5, whole genome shotgun sequence genomic window:
- the RPL27A gene encoding large ribosomal subunit protein uL15, producing the protein MPSRLRKTRKLRGHVSHGHGRIGKHRKHPGGRGNAGGMHHHRINFDKYHPGYFGKVGMRHYHLKRNQSFCPTVNLDKLWTLVSEQTRVNAAKNKTGAAPIIDVVRSGYYKVLGKGKLPKQPVIVKAKFFSRRAEEKIKGVGGACVLVA; encoded by the exons ATG CCATCCAGACTAAGGAAGACCCGGAAACTTAGGGGCCACGTGAGCCACGGCCATGGCCGCATCG GCAAACACCGGAAGCACCCGGGAGGCCGCGGTAATGCTGGTGGCATGCATCACCACAGGATCAACTTCGACAAATA TCACCCAGGATACTTCGGGAAAGTTGGTATGAGGCATTACCACTTAAAGAGGAACCAGAGCTTCTGCCCAACTGTCAACCTTGATAAATTGTGGACCTTGGTCAGTGAGCAGACACGGGTAAATGCTGCCAAGAACAAGACTGGAGCTGCTCCTATCATTGATGTGGTGCGATCG GGTTACTACAAAGttctggggaagggaaagctCCCAAAGCAGCCTGTCATCGTGAAGGCCAAATTCTTCAGCAGAAGAGCTGAGGAGAAGATTAAGGGTGTCGGTGGGGCTTGTGTCCTGGTAGCTTGA